The DNA region GTTTCTCCCTACCCTGCTAATACAACAATACTTCCATTCAAGTCACGAATAAACTTTCTCTACATTTTTTCTCCCATATTAATACTCTTTTTTGGTGTATATTTTTCAGTCTTAAGCTTTGACTgtacattgaatttcaaatcctTCGCTTCCTTTGAATCTCTTTTCATGTGTGATACAAAAATTACATGGAGAGTAGCTCCATCTTTTGAAGTGGAAAAGCAAAGTTACCCTTTAAGTTTAGGAAAAGGAAGAAACAATTTACATCTACTGGGAAGAGCAGATTTTGTATTTTCATCTCACTTCCATGACTATATCGGCAGATTGTTAGCATAGTAGCTGGTCAGGGCCATGGAAATGTTTTGGTTCCCAAGACTGGCTGCTTATTCTTCTTCGAAGGTTGTTTTGTTTGTATGAGATGAGACCTAAGGCTGTATTCTTCTAACTGTTCAATATCAGTAGCAAGAAATCTTGTCAAAGACAAAGATAATAGATATGAtagtaaatatatgaaaatagaaaCAAAACTTTGCACTTGCACTATCTATTTTAGCCAGCTCATATGGTGAGCTGACGTTAGCCAACCAGTTTGATAGGGATGGCCTGACCTACAGTCGCAACATGGTAACCACAAGTTGATTCTGACATCATCCTATGGTTTAAACTTTGATCCATGCAAATGAAAGTTCCAGGTCCAAGCAATATATAATGGTTAGTTGTTAATCATATTTAATCCAAGAATTCAAGATCTGACAAGGCATGTAATGTGTGATCACCTGCAGATCTGCGGTTGAAGCCAACAGAGCTTCACATTGGTCAAGCATGTTTTGCTCTTGTGCGGAAATTGCAGCAAGCTCAGAAACCCAATTGTTTACCCCTTCCACCTACATCACATCAAATATTGAGAACCGTTAAGCATCTGGAATGAATTACTAACATAAAAAACACAAATCAGCTATGAAGTCACATGCTAATAATATCCGAattctgagttttttttttctaactgcTTGTGTTGTCAGCAATTATGtcaaaataatgaagaaaatagTGGGTTGGATAAATACCTTTGGGACTAAAGAACAAATGGAGGATCCCATAGCCTGCATCACGTCGACAACAGAGCAAATAGCAGCTTTCAATGATTCACTGTCCGCCTGATAAGTACAAAATACAGTGAGCATGTCAAGATTTCTCTTTGCGGATATCAGTCCAAAGTACTTCTCTAAACAAACTTACCCTTCCCCCATCAGTTACGGGAAGATGGAGGGTGGTGGCCTTTAGATCTTCTACTGCTCCAGCTAAACAACGTATATGATCTCTTTCAAGTAACACCCAATCCTTGAGGTATCCTATCTGCATGACTCATGTATAAACATACATGAAAACTCTATAGactgacaaaaataaaaaaaagctacAAATTGGTATCCAAAAGCATGACTGAGTTGAAAATAATTGTCTCTATGTCTGATTGTCAAAGGCACTGGTGTTGCTTATCTATCCTCCATGGTTATGCAACAGAGTCAGTGGTGATGTTTTCCTCCTAGCTTCGTCCTATATAAGTTCTAAATTTATAGCTTCACTTTTAGAACTTGTTGCATAAGTAAGCCTCATAAATATGGGGATGTGGAATACACTTGAATCAAATAAAATTCTTAGCACCAACCCAGATGGGAAAATTCAGACATATGAAAAGATTATTAACTGGAATTATGTCAGGAGCAAACTACTGAGGCTTGGGGCAAAATGCATGATGCAGAATGAACCTTCAGTCATGGCTTTTCAATTTAACTGTTAGACATGGCTTTCTTCATTTACATAAAAGGTTAGCACAATTAGAAGATTATTATCTGTGGGCTGAACCTCCTTTAGGAAAGGCCAGCAGTTTCGATTCTCTAATTAAGACATAGATTTattgattatgattttatttcaattgagTTTTTTCTTGAATTCTCAATGTTATTTTATTTCAGTtgagttcttttctttttagaataTGTTGATCTTTATttaaagataaatgaaataataaacacTAAGTtgaaactttataaaaaaaaatcttcacAAAAATCATGGCTGTCACAAATCAACTTTACTTCTAGCTCATATCTAATAACTCGTCCTTTCTTTAAACTTAATCTCGATGAATTACCTAATGAAATAGATACAAGAGATGATGGAACTTAATTGTTAGTTGTTTCATTATTAAAATGTGTAGTTTTTTATTCATCAAACCATGCTCATGTTTATGGGAGTTGCTAGTAAAGAAAGCTTAGCTGggttatttttgaaaaatgttgGTGAGAAGTTTGAAGAGATTTATCGAAGGtgttaaaaaatgagaaaaagctTGTGAAGGTTCACGATCTTTATCTATTTCAATTATTAGTAATGAAAGGATTAACGGTGTGATAGTAATGGTTTTATTGAATAAAATTACCTTCAATTTGACTACAATGATGATTGATGGAAGTGTGCGGACGAGACAAATGTATCACTTTGGGGGAAGTTACTTTTCCCAAGATTATCTTGACTCCAAGCTTGAGAACAAGCTCTTTCTCCAAAAGGAGAACAATGTTGTAGATGCTTTGCGGCCAAATCTATGTTAGGAAAGGCCATTAGTTTCTGTTCTCTAATTAGGGCTTAGGTTTTTCGGttgcaattttattttagttgATTTCATTCCTTTCCAGAGTAAGTTTCTTATTTATATAATAAGCCTGATCCTTATTTGAAGGACAAACGATAATAAAAATTATGTCGATTTTTTATCAAAACCTGAAGAAATATAGGTCTCTCTTTAGAGTCCTAAGGCTTCAAGCTCCCTTTAATGAGCTTGAATGATTTTCCCTTCTATCACCCTAcgactcaatcccaaactcaggACAATAACCCATTTAAAATCTTACAAGACACTTTAATTCCTTTAATCAACATCTCAGCCAAATTAAGAAGCTTGGAGGCTCGCATCAATGCTATATATCATCCCTGTAACCATGTAAAAATAAAGTAGGCCCCTTACTGATCTCAATATACTTCCAAAATCTGTGAATGGATAAAAAATATACTAGTGATAAGAAATTTAGACCTATAGAGTGGCCAAGGCATAGCTTAGTGATATCCACATTTCCTCTAAAAGGTTCAATCTCCCTTTCCCTACAACGCCACAATTTAGACCTAATAGTTGAAAGAATAAGCATGCACTGAATACCTCCGTTTAGCTTCACTTGGAGTTGCAAATAAAAATGTGCCTAAACTATTATTATAATGTCGAATTTAAAATATAATGGCATTTCTAACATCAAGACTATAGAATAAAAGTTTGTTGTAGAAGAACGATAGTGTTACTGAGAGAGGCATTACTTGATCATTCAAAATAGAGTTCAACTTGAGCTCTGACTTCAATCGTTGGAGATTGATTCTTTTCTTGATCAAAGCATCCCACAGACCCAAAGTCGCATTCCAAACATTGTATGCAGTTTCCTGCAAGAACATGTCAAAATTTTACTCTAATAGATTTAGCATGTTGTATGCCATATCTAAAGCTCCCCATCATATGCATATGAAACTACCATGAGTTTCTTCATCATAGGGAATGCATGATCCATGCCACATTTGAAGGTCTAAGCCCATCATATGCCTATACATTGTAATGAAGTTCCTCACAGTAGGAAACTGATAACTTGGACCAAGATGCAAATAGGAAAATAACCAGaaatttttctttattcaatAATTAAGTAAACGTAAGATAAATGAAATTTTCCTATTCATATCATCAAAGGTTATCtccatgaaatatatgctaatattTGTTGACAGAGTTGTTCCCTAAGACAAGAAATTTACCTTCGCATTTACTTTCTGAATATACAATACAGCTTCTGAATGGGCATTGGCATATCGCCACTGCAAATAACGATTGTAAAGAAGATGCAGTTGATGAGCATCCTCTATGAAGCTTGCACTTTTTCTTACCTTCTGAAAATCAGTGATAAAACTGATATCTGGAGTTGAGCTATGGGATTGACTCGATGAGGTGGATGTCCTCATCCGAGTTGGACTAACTACCCTTGGAGTTGGACTGACTCCTCTTGGAGTTGAACTGATAACTGAGGTTGAGCTATGGGATTGATTTGATGAGGTGGACGTCCTTATCTGAGTTGGACTAGCTACCATTGGAGTTGGACTGGTAACAGAAGTTGAGCTATGAGATTGACTCGATGAGGTGGACGTCCTCATCTGAGTTGGACTAGCTACCATTGGAGTTGGACTTGTAACTGAAGTTGAGCTATGGGATTGACTCGATGAGATGGATGTCCTCATCTGAGTTGGACTAACTACCCTTGGAGTTGGACTGGCTCCTCTTGGAGTTGAACTGATAACTGAAGTGGAGCTATGGGATTGACTCGATGAGGTGGATGTCCTCATCCGAGTTGGACTAACTACCCTTGGAGTTGGACTGAACCCTCTTGGAGTTGAACTGATAACTGAAGTTGAGCTATGGGATTGACTCGATGAGGTGGATGTTCCCATCCGAGTTGGACTGACTACCTTTGGAGTTGAACAAATAACTGAAGTCAAGCTTTGGGATTGGCTCGATATGCTGGATGTTCTTATTCGAATTGGACTGACTACCCTTGAAATTGGACTGACTCCTCTTGGGGTTGAAATGTGAACTGAAGTTGAGCTATGGGATTGACTTGATGAGGTGGATGTCCTCATCCCAGTTGGACTCACTACCCTTGGAGTTGGAATGACTCCTCTTGGAGTTGAACTGATAACTGAAGTTGAACTATGGGATTGACTTGATGAGGTGTATGTCCTTATCTGAGTTGGACTCACTACCCTTGGAGTTGGATTGACTCCTCTTGGAGTTGAACTAATTGAAGTTGAGCTATGGGATAGACTCAATGAGGTTGATTTCCTCATTCGAGTTGGACTGATTACCCTTGGAGTAAGACTGACCTCTCTTAAAGTTGAACTAACTACTGGAGCTGAGCTATGGGATTGACTTGATAAGGTTGATGCCCTCATCCGAGTTGGACTGACTCCTCTTGAAGTTGAACTTATAACTGAAGTTGAGCTATGAGATTGACTTGATAAGCTCGATGTTCTCATCCGAGTTGGACTCACTACCCTTGGAGTTGGACTGACTCCTCTTGAAGTTGAACTGAGAACTGAAGTTGAGTTTTGGGATTGACTTGATGGGATGGATGTCCTAATCTGAGTTGGACTGACTTCCCTTGGAGGTAGACTAACTCCTCTTGGAGTGGGGCTAACTCCTCTTGAAGGTGGACTAGAAGGTCCTGCCGGATATGGACTAATGCCCCTAGAAACAGAGGTCCTACTTGGTGACTGAGATCGAGATCCAGAATTTGCTATGGTCGATTTTTCCAATGAACTTGCACAAAGGATCCCAGTAGGTACAGTTGCCCGCAGAGGCTTATCATTAATTAAAATTGCCTCAGACCCTACTCGACCAATTTCTTCATGTGATAACAACCTTGCAGTATCGCCAGAAGTTTTTTGTAGAGGTTTACCTAAATTATTAGACATTGGCATTCTTTTCAGTGATGATACTGCTCCTGGAACCGGtgtagataaatttttaacaatcttATCCCCCAAATCCACACTTTTGTTCAATGAATTGGAAGATAATTTCCCACCAATTCTACTTGGCCATCGATGATGATCTATCAATCGGCTAGGCAAATCATCAACAGGTTTTGCATTTTCAGACTGATCAGCTGCATTTTTCCCATCAAGTAGATTTCTCTTTCTCTCTGGACTAGGCTTTCGTGATAAGGTAGAGGTCTCTGATTGTTGTTTATGAGCCACATTTGAAGGTGGTTTCAATGTGCGATCCAAGGAAACATTACTACCagacttttctttttccttttggctAAGAGGAATAGAAATATCATCAGATTGAAATGAAACACTATGACTTCTCATAGTAGAAGGCCATAAACTTTCTGGTATACGATCAGCTGATAGCCTTCTAGATGAACTTGGCATAGATTTTGATGAATCATGAACTGGAGTAGAAGGATTTTCATGCGACGGTGGTGTTGATGGACGCTTCCTCTCAGCTGACACAGCTCTCTTTTGCACCACCTGGAAAGGTGTAGGGCTTGTTCTAGTTAGGTTTGGAGATGGAAAACGCCTAGGAACAGAAGATGTTGGTGGAGTGGGTACTTCATAACTCGAACTAACTTCCTTAGTTGGAGGATGGCTGGTAGTGAATACTGCATTGTTCTTTTCAGCAGGAACAAGGGGTGGTCTTATGGTATCCACAACAGCAGCAAGCTTCCATAATCGTTGCTCTGATTTACATCCATCCATCCGAACTCTCCAAACTAAACCACGTTGATGGGATTTTCCAAATAAAAAACAAACCTACATTTAACAGACTGACTTTTAGATGAATCCCACATGTATATAGAATAACACTCACTGCTCAAAAAGAAGATATTTTTCCCTGGAATAAATCTGCCACTAACAAAAAATTAGATACGTACCTGCATAATGGCAAAAAGGAAAGGAATAATTAAAAACACTATCGTAggagaataaaataaaactttacataATCTTAGATCTGACTGATGAATAGCTAGagaattacaagaaaataactaAGGAGCGTGGTTATTCATCAAGAAAAGCCCAAATCCAAGCAGATCAAATCAAACAATAACAATGAGTAGCAACATCAGGTACAATGGAAAGTCCTTAAAAATTTCAGTCCAGTTCTATCCAACTTATATTAACGTTCACTATACTTTTTGGTTAAATCTACACCAGAGTGCAAATGCAAAGTACTGAGGGGTCTCTTATGGAAATGAGAAACTAGACTGTTAAATCTGTACTGGTTCCTAGAAGACAACAATAAGAAAGGTGAGTAGTGTCTGTGTGTGTATGAGAGAGAGAAGGCTTCTCTCTCTAAATGTCACTGGTTTTGTCCATGTTAACATTTAGAGGTAACGAAGCTTAACAGTAGAATAAATActttataacaaaataataacgtgAATGACTAAACTATAAGgtttcaaatataagtgattaaaatgtaatttgaagcaaacaaaaatgattatttttgtagtttacctttATCTGTTGTGCTTCTCATGAGAATGCCATGGTCGGCTAGGCAGAAAAAAAAAATCGTAGCCCCACTCTAGCTTCTTCCCTTCCTTCAATGACTTCTAGTTTGCTTTCCATGAAAAGGAATTAGGAAATGATCCCAACAAACAATTGCatctaaaaataagaaaaaattttaaattacatgGGAGTTATACTTGAGATCACATGTATGATTTACTAAATGACGTTAACATTAACATATaacaattaaaaacttaaaatgcaACTAACAAAAAGAGAAATAATTTAAGGTTGTTTGTTGGTGTTCATATCTGTTTAATACACCTAAAATAATTGTAacgaaaaacaagaaaaatattgaacctttgtaGTGCTAATGTAGTTGAATATATGGGAAAGGACGTGGAGGGTCACATGCAAGGAAGATCATTGTCCATCCCCACAAATTAACAGTAAAAACTTTGAATAATACTTGAGAAGGTCTGTAATCAGATAAAATATTGTTtctaaattaaacaattatttctaaattgaccatttcttttcttttcttttttgttttccaaATTGAGGAACGAAAATAGATGGAAGCAcgataattttgattaaaattgcAATAATTAAGAAGAGCTAAAGTCTTttaattgaaaacttgaaaagaatCCAAATCATAACAATGTCTATATTAGACAGAGTTATGTCGCTAAAATTGAGGACAAAAATACaataatcaaaataacaaaaCTGCTTCATGTAAATCTATCTGAAAGAAAGATGCAGAAATTGTTCAGTGAATCCATCcaccaaaaatatcaaaaaaattgaTTACTTTATACTAATTTAATCTAGTaccttttcttatttttgttttatcttaATTTAATTCGGTGATCTAAGGAGACGATCAAAACAAAGCAAAAGGCTGAAAATTAATTTCAACATATATCTCAGAATAAagaagaaataaattttatttaattaaaaaaactcacCTCCTTCAATCTAAAATTTCTTCCAAATGATTTGAATCacaaaaattttaacctttaattctTTGAAGTTCAACATAAAAAAGGAACCTAGAGAGTGATAGCTAGAGGAAAGGAGAGATCGCCGGAATTGGTCAGAGCGCAAATAATCCGGCGAGAGATGGACACCGATTGGatttcttgtttttatttataaagAGAAACGTGCGAGAactgaaaacaaataaaataaaagaagaaacaGGGAGAAATAAATTGAGGGAAAATAAAACGGTTTTTCAGTTTGAGAGGGACTAAGAATGGCGTCGTTTTTGCGCCAACCTGTTTTATTGGGATTTTCAGAACTTGCAACTTCGAAGGAGAAGACAAGTTTTCTTTTGTCATGCAATCttcttaaaaacattttttatacATTCGTTATGAAATAagttaatgaatattttatttatagttaatttaatttctctaaatATTTAATATCAATCCTTAGGTCTAATAATTTCTTTTGGACACCTCGTTGAATAACCATCTTAATTATGAAGTAGTTGTTCTCAAAATTTCAATGTACGCTTCATACGAGGCTTATGCTAACGAATCACATTATAATTTTCAAGTAAAATCTCTTATTGCATCCCATAAAATCTTTCATAATTCTATTACAATCTCATCCATCAACTATATCCATATAAGATCAAAGTAGTTTTTGTCATATTAATCATGACTAAACCCATCCATAGTCACATATGTAAATATAGTCAAATGACATAGATTAATCATAGATGCGTAACATGGATATTACACGCAATGTGAACCAAatatgtctatttccaactggtcctccttAAATTTAAATGAGGTCAGtatcaaataaattgaataactcattttttattagaaaataaccaaatacataaatatctgaaaacacatataaatcaaataaaatacaaACTCCTTCCAAGTCATGATATCCTTAAATAATTTAACGCCCATATGAGCAATACATTCATGAAAGACATTGGGTGGTAAACCTTTTGTGAGCGAATCTACTATAATAGAGTttgtgtaacaacctattttctagtggtgtcaaaaacaatTGTCAAAaacaatagttttgggaccataattCCGACGTGAGattcctaaaaaaaattatttaatatttatgagccaaataaagtattatattaaattttttatttaataattttttcatattgAATAAATAGTTAAGCAAGTagtttgtccctaaagtcaagtgattttagaaaatgaggtatcagagCCTTATTTTTATAAACCGAGCTCGTAAATATTATGGAGTTACTTTATAACTATATTAAATTTCAGTccagtaattttatcatttgactaattaattaaagaaaaaggactaaatcgtaaaaactacaaaagtcaatcactattagTGTTTGAGTGTCAAATCATATTTATAAGCTAATGGAAGGGATTGAAAAGGCAATTTATCCAAATTTAGCTAGTTCTCAGTTTTGTGATGTGAATTAAGTAAGTTTtgctaattattaaattattaaaatgattaaattttaattacaataaaataaaagaagaaaacaagcttaatctctttcattttttttattttccaaaactgAACCACCATTAGAGGACCATGAAGCTTCGACTTTAATTTTcttcttgcatgtaagtgatttctctacccgtttcttgtaatttttatgtatttgagatcgttgcaactaggtctaatTAACACGTATCTccattttcaaaactgttaaagattttgaattttgccattaatgaattttatttgattttgatgttaaatgaaaGATTTATGATCTTGATTCTTGTTTAAGAATATTTTGTAAAagaatttttgttagttttgaacctAAGGGCTaatatgaaaatttgtaaaatttgacCTATTGAAGTGTAAACTTTCAAATGATTAAAGGTTGTATAAGGGTGTTTGTTAAATTTGGTTATGGATATTAGGggttaaatgtgaaaattttaatagttttggcTTTACGGACTAGATTaaaagaaatgtaaaagtttaaggaaaatatgtaaaaataaaaacttaagggTCACATGCATAGAATTGAGTTTGAATATGTATttcaatttgataaatttaatttaatcattatagatcaagaattggattGTACGAAAGATAACCAAGGAATTGGGAAAATTGTAGATTAGTCCTAATGAATCAATCGTTAGAGTATCTTAGATAAGTtcatagtaaaaataaatatatgtacttATTTATGacttgtatatgttttggttcaATTGTAATTGATGTTGATCTTTGATATTAAGTTGTTAATTTAAAAATGCTTACAATTAAGTACAGGTGAGAAAATGGATATTCGATAATTGTTGATATTTTGGAATAACATGGTTGTATGCTATTGAAATGAACTTAACTGGTTTGTACCATGTGTATGAGTGTGTTTCTGGAAGTGCTTCTGAATTATAATTGTATAAACTCTGttaaaatgcccgtttgaacGTAGTAAACATTTAGGATACAATTGACACGTCAATAGGGTTAGTATGCATGCTTGTATGggattgcacttcggtgcctctgttaccatttcaatgctctcTGGTGCATTTTGAGGAACCCAAGCATCCGAGTCATGTTGCTAtagttgtaacgccccgtacccgagaccgttaccggagtcgaacacgaggtgttaacggacttaattcattttaaaatttccagacaagctggctaactgcatcacagtcgctttaaaaatcatatctcgagttccaaaacttgaaatctagttccgtaaatttttcctgaaactagactcatacatctatctactaatttttttccagaatttttggtcaggccaattagtacagtttattagttaaagtctcccctatttcagggttcgactactctgacctctgtgtattacgaatcagatatctccctgtacagagcttcaatgactatggcgtttgtctctaataaaactagactcaataatgaatcttgacatataaatcatgacttataattatatttgtaaaatttatggtgaatttccaaagtcataacaggggatccaaaaatcgctctggccctgtttcacaaaactttaaacatctcataaaatatagctcatatacctgttttgcttcttccatatgaaaatagactcatcaagcttcgattccataacttattcattatttaattccatttctactatttttagtgatttttcaaattcacatcactactgctgtcagaaTCTATTTTtttgtggtaaattttacctatttcatggtttccatggattagctagcaatttgacatacatagcaccaaatatgatcatgattagccattacaatggctaatcattaccaagcatttccataccactcaataaccatatcataagaccatatatataaaatgattataatgctatactcaaaatatacaagccattttcgcatggctatacgaatatacattaccaaaagatacttaattaacaacaaaagtcagtcctatacatgccattatcaaggttcaactaaaagagtaccaaaaaggggcttagatagtgtggataaCTTCGACTTTGAaacttccgagtccgatagctgacgaacaaaatctataatattGAGAATTTAAGCAATAGAGTAagcgtttcgatgcttagtaagcttataagtaaggaaatcatttgaaacaaaaacacaaaagaaatagcattcataaggataaataaatgtctatgcacaagatcacatattcattttaatttacacttctatccatatgtttacacattcgaagtcaaacttaactaaatttcatttgaatcaatttcatgtaactcgagtaagctatagacttcatataaccctaaggaatggccgggagagcattattcgattacataatcacAACTTATATTGTACAAAATTTTTGcaatgtatatacgatccatacctggtcatattagggattatgagcacattaatcggaattattacgacagaattgcacctttccaaacataaaaACTTTCGGAATTTAgctcggatgtaacaaccagcacgaatgccttcgggacttaacccggttataataacccgtacgaatgccttcgggacttaaccctgttataataacccgcacgaatgccttcgggacttaacccggttataataacccgcacgaatgccttcgggacttaacccggttataataacccgcacgaatgctatgcacatatatatatcataacccattagcattactagaaaacaagttcaacatgcttatcaacccttactcttacggctcaatagctacatataCGTAATACGATTTCATTTCGTTATTCCACATGAATTCTTTAACCATTCAGCTCCaagtcatataaaataaaaatcatttgtttcactatgtaatttatatagaaccACAAGATCACAACTTATCTACTATGCTTTTATATGATACCTataaaatcataaactaagttccgttactcaaatacttacctcggtatattggAACGGTTGTGGATTGattactctattgctttctcttttccccgatccaacttTGATCCCCCTTGCCCTTGAGCTTAATGAATACAAGTTGAAGTATTCAATATTTTTACCAATAATGTTTACTTgttaatcacattcggcaatcacatatcaaactcattttattataatttatcatttccacaatttattttaaacttacaaatttcataaataatacaattttataCACCATGGCTACTTTTGCCGAAtgttcatataatttaaataacaattcatcattcaactttcaaaccaAAACg from Gossypium hirsutum isolate 1008001.06 chromosome A04, Gossypium_hirsutum_v2.1, whole genome shotgun sequence includes:
- the LOC107948430 gene encoding AUGMIN subunit 8 gives rise to the protein MDGCKSEQRLWKLAAVVDTIRPPLVPAEKNNAVFTTSHPPTKEVSSSYEVPTPPTSSVPRRFPSPNLTRTSPTPFQVVQKRAVSAERKRPSTPPSHENPSTPVHDSSKSMPSSSRRLSADRIPESLWPSTMRSHSVSFQSDDISIPLSQKEKEKSGSNVSLDRTLKPPSNVAHKQQSETSTLSRKPSPERKRNLLDGKNAADQSENAKPVDDLPSRLIDHHRWPSRIGGKLSSNSLNKSVDLGDKIVKNLSTPVPGAVSSLKRMPMSNNLGKPLQKTSGDTARLLSHEEIGRVGSEAILINDKPLRATVPTGILCASSLEKSTIANSGSRSQSPSRTSVSRGISPYPAGPSSPPSRGVSPTPRGVSLPPREVSPTQIRTSIPSSQSQNSTSVLSSTSRGVSPTPRVVSPTRMRTSSLSSQSHSSTSVISSTSRGVSPTRMRASTLSSQSHSSAPVVSSTLREVSLTPRVISPTRMRKSTSLSLSHSSTSISSTPRGVNPTPRVVSPTQIRTYTSSSQSHSSTSVISSTPRGVIPTPRVVSPTGMRTSTSSSQSHSSTSVHISTPRGVSPISRVVSPIRIRTSSISSQSQSLTSVICSTPKVVSPTRMGTSTSSSQSHSSTSVISSTPRGFSPTPRVVSPTRMRTSTSSSQSHSSTSVISSTPRGASPTPRVVSPTQMRTSISSSQSHSSTSVTSPTPMVASPTQMRTSTSSSQSHSSTSVTSPTPMVASPTQIRTSTSSNQSHSSTSVISSTPRGVSPTPRVVSPTRMRTSTSSSQSHSSTPDISFITDFQKVRKSASFIEDAHQLHLLYNRYLQWRYANAHSEAVLYIQKVNAKETAYNVWNATLGLWDALIKKRINLQRLKSELKLNSILNDQIGYLKDWVLLERDHIRCLAGAVEDLKATTLHLPVTDGGRADSESLKAAICSVVDVMQAMGSSICSLVPKVEGVNNWVSELAAISAQEQNMLDQCEALLASTADLQLEEYSLRSHLIQTKQPSKKNKQPVLGTKTFPWP